One genomic region from Amaranthus tricolor cultivar Red isolate AtriRed21 chromosome 12, ASM2621246v1, whole genome shotgun sequence encodes:
- the LOC130828602 gene encoding protein FAR1-RELATED SEQUENCE 9-like, whose translation MQEETGFLKKLRACVWHLEIESAEFKERWNKVMVEYHLEEHEWLGYMYKIRNKMIPAYFRDVFLGGIMPAIDAQRHTQGQNDNDSKHKYLECKTPLGIEKHASHLYTNSFFYEFQYEVEIACFSCGVDELKKENGLEVAKVSEGNRIRTFDVVFNPTNYETTCSCKLFYRQGIPCRHIIWVWKAKRFETIPEHYMLHRWTTMALKKPIFDLGGNLLEQYIQVLMINLQGIRKDLEAKRIARNNETKGSANNKGQDIELLIGASVPTKINVRPPQISKNKGIGVHVSHVETSKEKGAEIDVSNVETRGRSAKRLKREKEKAGTSDIMRADMNKESGNNMTGMNEDIDDEEEVAEDIPDF comes from the exons ATGCAAGAAGAAACTGGTTTCCTAAAAAAATTACGTGCTTGTGTTTGGCATCTTGAAATTGAATCTGCTGAGTTTAAAGAAAGGTGGAACAAGGTGATGGTTGAATACCACTTGGAAGAACATGAGTGGTTAGGTTATATGTATAAGATAAGGAACAAGATGATTCCAGCGTACTTCAGAGATGTGTTCCTTGGAGGAATAATGC CTGCAATTGATGCCCAGAGACACACTCAAGGTCAGAATGATAACGATTCAAAGCACAAATATCTTGAGTGCAAAACACCACTAGGGATAGAAAAGCATGCCTCACATTTATATACTAACTCTTTCTTTTATGAATTTCAATATGAGGTTGAAATTGCTTGTTTTTCTTGTGGTGTTGATGAATTGAAGAAAGAAAATGGATTGGAAGTTGCAAAAGTAAGTGAAGGAAATCGGATTAGAACATTTGATGTTGTGTTTAATCCAACTAACTATGAAACCACATGTTCTTGCAAGCTATTTTATAGACAAGGAATTCCGTGTAGACATATCATTTGGGTTTGGAAAGCAAAAAGGTttgaaaccattcctgagcaTTATATGCTACACAGATGGACTACTATGGCACTGAAAAAACCAATTTTTGACTTAGGTGGAAACCTGTTGGAGCAAT ATATTCAAGTTCTTATGATAAATCTTCAAGGAATAAGAAAGGATTTGGAGGCTAAGAGGATTGCAAGGAATAATGAAACAAAAGGAAGTGCAAACAACAAAGGACAAGACATTGAGCTATTGATCGGAGCTAGTGTGCCAACTAAAATAAATGTCAGACCTCCACAAATTTCAAAGAATAAAGGGATTGGAGTTCATGTATCGCATGTAGAGACTTCAAAAGAGAAAGGGGCTGAGATTGATGTGTCAAATGTTGAAACAAGAGGTAGAAGTGCAAAAAGGctgaagagagaaaaagaaaaggct GGTACCAGTGATATAATGAGAGCAGACATGAATAAGGAATCTGGTAATAACATGACAGGCATGAATGAGgatattgatgatgaagaagaagtgGCAGAAGACATACCAGATTTTTAA